A stretch of the Vigna radiata var. radiata cultivar VC1973A chromosome 7, Vradiata_ver6, whole genome shotgun sequence genome encodes the following:
- the LOC106769225 gene encoding ubiquitin fusion degradation protein 1 homolog: MFFDGYGYHGTSFEQIYRCYPASFIEKPQIESGDKIIMPPSALDRLASLHIDYPMLFELRNDAAERVSHCGVLEFIAEEGMIYMPYWMMENMLLQEGDIVKVKNVTLPKGTYVKLQPHTKDFLDISNPKAILETTLRNFSCLTTGDSIMVAYNNKKYYIDIIETKPDNAISIIETDCEVDFAPPLDYKEPEKPIAPYSTGKAPAAAEDTPAETEPKFNPFSGTGRRLDGKPLKYQPPPVSSSSGSKDKKPDVPNVNSQSSTTSSSQSNARQSQGKLVFGSNANRSKETGKAKEPKPEPPKENEESKFQAFTGKKYSLRG, encoded by the exons ATG TTTTTTGACGGATATGGATATCACGGGACATCATTTGAGCAGATATATCGATGCTACCCAGCTTCTTTTATTGAAAAG CCCCAAATTGAAAGTGGTGACAAAA TTATAATGCCTCCATCAGCCCTTGACCGTCTCG CATCTCTGCATATTGATTACCCAATGTTGTTTGAACTGCGTAATGATGCTGCTGAGCGGGTTTCTCATTGTGGTGTTCTTGAGTTCATTGCAGAGGAAGGCATGATATACATGCCATACTGG ATGATGGAGAACATGCTTTTACAAGAGGGGGACATTGttaaagtgaaaaatgtgaCACTTCCAAAAGGGACATATGTTAAGTTACAGCCCCACACAAAGGACTTCTTAGATATTTCGAATCCGAAAGCTAT CTTAGAAACGACACTGAGGAATTTTTCCTGCTTGACTACTGGAGATAGCATTATGGTGgcttacaacaacaaaaaatattacatagaTATTATAGAAACTAAGCCTGACAATGCTATAAGCATAATTGAGACTGACTGCGAGGTGGACTTTGCTCCTCCCTTGGATTACAAGGAACCTGAAAAGCCCATTGCACCGTATTCTACTGGAAAGGCACCAGCGGCTG CTGAGGATACCCCTGCCGAAACTGAGCCCAAATTCAACCCATTTTCAGGAACTGGGAGACGGTTGGATGGAAAACCTTTGAAGTATCAGCCTCCTCCAGTTTCTTCTTCCTCAGGGTCAAAGGACAAGAAACCTGATGTTCCAAATGTCAATTCGCAGTCTTCTACAACTTCTAGCTCACAAAGTAATGCTCGTCAATCTCAGGGCAAGCTTGTGTTTGGGTCAAATGCAAACCGTTCTAAAGAGACAGGAAAG GCGAAAGAGCCAAAACCAGAGCCACCTAAAGAGAACGAAGAGTCGAAATTTCAAGCTTTTACAGGGAAGAAGTATTCTTTACGGGGTTAA
- the LOC106767974 gene encoding probable calcium-binding protein CML25: MGLKNLFNREKDAISSGGASRSMSLSVRSRVRIGGELEQVFKKFDVNGDGKISASELGSMMRSLGQAATEQEVDNMIREVDGDGDGCISLQEFIELNTKGVDSDEVMENLKDAFSVFDMDGNGFITAEELNTVMQSLGEECSLAECRRMIGGVDRDGDGTIDFEEFRTMMMMGSRHDTTDRVKPPPETY; encoded by the coding sequence ATGGGTTTGAAAAATCTGTTCAACCGGGAGAAGGACGCAATATCCTCCGGCGGGGCGTCGCGATCGATGTCACTGTCGGTGCGGTCGCGCGTGCGGATTGGGGGAGAGCTGGAGCAGGTGTTCAAAAAGTTCGACGTGAATGGAGACGGGAAGATATCGGCGTCGGAGCTGGGGTCGATGATGAGGAGCCTGGGGCAGGCGGCGACGGAGCAGGAGGTGGACAACATGATCCGGGAGGTGGACGGCGACGGTGACGGGTGCATCAGCCTGCAGGAGTTCATCGAGCTGAACACCAAGGGCGTGGACTCCGACGAGGTGATGGAGAACTTGAAGGATGCGTTCTCCGTGTTCGACATGGACGGTAACGGGTTTATCACAGCAGAGGAGCTGAACACGGTGATGCAGAGCCTGGGGGAGGAGTGCTCCCTGGCGGAGTGCCGGAGGATGATCGGCGGTGTGGACAGAGATGGCGACGGCACCATCGATTTCGAGGAGTTCaggacgatgatgatgatggggtCGCGTCATGACACTACTGATAGAGTTAAACCACCTCCAGAAACGTATTAA
- the LOC106769140 gene encoding ankyrin repeat-containing protein At2g01680: protein MMESKGVRFLAYQSIFSSVGSGDFDGVKKLVEKVKNEEGSPLSDVMSLQNDAGESALYIAAENNLQEIFSYLLNSCDFEAVKIRSKSDMNAFHVAAKRGHLDIVRELLSTWPEVCKLCDSSNTSPLYSAAVQDHLDVVNAILDVDVSSMFIVRKNGKTSLHNAARYGVVRIVKALIARDPGIVCIKDKKGQTALHMAVKGQCTSVVEEILLADPSILNERDKKGNTALHMATRKCRSQIVILLLSYSAMDVNAINKQQETALDLADKLPYGDSALEIQEALAEYGAKHARHVGQVDEAMELKRTVSDIKHEVQSQLIQNETTRRRVSGIAKELKKLHREAVQNTINSVTVVAVLFASIAFLAIFNLPGQYQVQPGEEIGKANIADHLSFQVFCFLNSTSLFISLAVVVVQITLVAWDTRAQKQLVSVVNKLMWAACACTCGAFLAIAFEVVGGKTWMAITITLLGVPILVGTLLSMSYFVFRQHFGIFRSDSQRRIKRASGSKSFSWSYSANISDLDEYDSDIEKIYAL from the exons aTGATGGAGTCAAAGGGCGTGCGGTTCTTAGCGTACCAATCAATATTTTCGAGTGTTGGATCTGGTGACTTTGATGGGGTGAAGAAACTGGTGGAGAAAGTGAAGAACGAAGAAGGGTCACCGCTCTCTGATGTGATGTCTCTTCAGAACGATGCTGGAGAAAGTGCACTTTACATCGCTGCAGAGAATAATCTGCAAGAGATTTTCAGCTACTTGCTCAACTCGTGTGACTTTGAAGCCGTCAAGATTCGCTCCAAGTCTGACATGAACGCCTTTCATGTTGCTGCCAAACGTGGTCATCTAG ATATTGTGAGGGAGCTTTTGAGTACTTGGCCTGAGGTCTGCAAGTTATGCGACTCCTCAAACACCAGTCCTCTATATTCTGCTGCAGTTCAAGACCACTTGGATGTGGTGAATGCCATCTTGGATGTTGATGTCAGTTCAATGTTTATTGttaggaaaaacggaaaaaCTTCATTGCACAATGCTGCCCGATATGGCGTGGTTCGTATTGTAAAAGCACTTATTGCTCGGGATCCAGGAATTGTAtgcataaaagataaaaaaggtcAAACTGCACTTCATATGGCTGTCAAAGGACAGTGTACATCAGTGGTGGAAGAGATATTACTAGCTGATCCTTCTATATTGAATGAGCGAGATAAAAAGGGTAATACAGCCCTTCACATGGCTACAAGGAAATGCCGTTCACAG ATAGTGATCCTTTTGCTAAGCTATTCTGCCATGGATGTTAATGCCATCAACAAGCAGCAGGAAACAGCGTTGGATTTGGCAGATAAACTGCCATACGGAGATTCAGCTTTGGAAATCCAGGAAGCACTTGCAGAATACGGAGCTAAGCATGCAAGACATGTTGGACAAGTAGACGAAGCGATGGAACTTAAAAGAACCGTGAGTGACATAAAACATGAGGTGCAGTCGCAACTTATACAAAACGAAACCACTCGTCGACGGGTTTCTGGAATTGCCAAAGAACTGAAGAAACTTCATAGAGAGGCAGTTCAAAACACCATTAATTCTGTCACAGTGGTTGCTGTTCTTTTTGCCTCCATAGCCTTCTTGGCCATCTTCAATTTGCCGGGACAATATCAAGTGCAACCCGGAGAAGAGATTGGAAAAGCTAATATAGCCGATCATCTTAGTTTCCAAGTTTTCTGCTTTCTGAATTCCACGTCCCTTTTCATTTCTCTTGCAGTTGTGGTAGTTCAAATCACTTTGGTGGCCTGGGACACAAGGGCTCAAAAGCAGCTTGTGTCAGTGGTTAACAAGTTGATGTGGGCTGCATGTGCTTGCACTTGTGGTGCTTTTCTAGCCATAGCTTTTGAGGTTGTTGGAGGGAAAACATGGATGGCTATCACCATAACCCTTTTGGGAGTACCTATTCTAGTAGGGACTCTGTTAAGCATGTCCTACTTTGTTTTTCGACAACATTTCGGTATTTTCCGCAGTGATTCCCAGAGACGCATCAAGAGAGCAAGTGGAAGCAAATCTTTTTCATGGTCTTACTCTGCAAATATATCAGACTTGGATGAATACGATTCTGACATTGAGAAGATCTATGCCCTGTGA